The Vicinamibacteria bacterium genome segment GGCCTTAACCTCCACCACCCCCTCGCCCACCTCCAGCACGGAGATGTCGAAGGTGCCGCCCCCGAAGTCGTACACCGCGATCGTCTCGTCCTTCTTCTTGTCCAGGCCGTAGGCGAGGGCGGCCGCGGTGGGCTCGTTCACAATCCGCGGGACCTCGAGCCCGGCGATCTTGCCCGCGTCCTTGGTGGCCTGGCGCTGGGAGTCGTTGAAGTAGGCCGGCACCGTGATCACGGCCTTCGTCACCTTCTCGCCCAGGTAGTCCTCGGCGGCTTGCTTGAGCTTCTGGAGGATCATGGCCGAGATCTCGGGGGGGGAGTACAACTTGCCGTGGACGGAGATCCGCACGTCCCCGTTGGGCGCTTCCACGACCTTGTAGGGGACCATCTTGTTCTCCTCCGTCACCTCGGAGAACTTCCGGCCCATGAAGCGCTTGATGGAGAAGACGGTGTTCTCCGGGTTCGTGACCGCTTGGCGCTTCGCGACCTGGCCGACCAGGCGCTCCCCGTCCTTCGTGAATCCGACCACGGAGGGAGTCGTCCGACCCCCTTCGGGGTTCGTGATCACGGTGGGCTCGCCGCCGTCCAGGACGGCGACCACGGAGTTCGTGGTCCCCAGATCGATACCGATGACTCTGCTCATACCCCTGACCTCCGAAACAGCCTATTTTGAGCGTGCTACTGGGCCCCCGGATGTGATCGGGGCCCAACACCGACTGGATAATAGGCCCTGGC includes the following:
- a CDS encoding Hsp70 family protein, which codes for MSRVIGIDLGTTNSVVAVLDGGEPTVITNPEGGRTTPSVVGFTKDGERLVGQVAKRQAVTNPENTVFSIKRFMGRKFSEVTEENKMVPYKVVEAPNGDVRISVHGKLYSPPEISAMILQKLKQAAEDYLGEKVTKAVITVPAYFNDSQRQATKDAGKIAGLEVPRIVNEPTAAALAYGLDKKKDETIAVYDFGGGTFDISVLEVGEGVVEVKA